A window from Sinanaerobacter sp. ZZT-01 encodes these proteins:
- the queA gene encoding tRNA preQ1(34) S-adenosylmethionine ribosyltransferase-isomerase QueA, which yields MQVSDFEYYLPEKLIAQHPTDKRDASRLLVLHRKNDTVEDKHFYDVVDYLNAGDCLVMNNSKVIPARLFGVKKNTGAKIEFLLIKRKAGDIWETLVKPGKKLHPGDSVLFQGEHGEELEAEVLSYGEDGTRMVQFHYSGDFLALLDEIGTIPLPPYIDRKSEAEDKERYQTVYCQEEGSVAAPTAGLHFTKELLEKARKKGVQIAYVTLHVGIGTFRPVKCDVVEEHRMHFEEYHIDEENARLINDTKKNGGRIVSVGTTSTRTLESAAQENGLVKAGHGNTDIFIYPGYQFQVIDCLITNFHLPKSTLLMLISALYDKDKMMKIYEDAVKKEYRFFSYGDAMFIE from the coding sequence ATGCAAGTAAGCGATTTTGAATATTATTTGCCGGAGAAACTAATTGCACAGCATCCCACAGACAAACGGGATGCTTCGCGGCTTTTGGTGCTTCATCGCAAGAATGATACAGTTGAAGATAAACATTTTTATGACGTGGTTGATTACCTAAATGCCGGAGATTGTCTGGTTATGAACAACTCGAAGGTGATTCCGGCCAGATTATTTGGCGTGAAGAAAAATACAGGGGCAAAGATCGAATTTTTATTGATAAAAAGAAAAGCGGGAGATATATGGGAAACTCTGGTGAAACCAGGTAAAAAGCTGCATCCAGGTGATTCGGTTTTATTTCAAGGCGAACACGGAGAAGAACTGGAAGCAGAGGTTTTAAGTTATGGAGAGGATGGAACTCGCATGGTACAGTTCCACTATTCCGGAGATTTTCTAGCTCTGTTAGATGAAATCGGAACCATTCCGCTTCCACCTTACATTGATCGAAAAAGTGAAGCGGAAGATAAAGAGCGCTATCAGACGGTTTATTGTCAGGAAGAAGGTTCTGTTGCTGCACCAACAGCAGGACTGCACTTTACGAAGGAGCTTTTAGAGAAGGCAAGAAAAAAAGGGGTACAGATTGCTTATGTTACACTTCATGTTGGAATTGGCACATTTCGTCCTGTAAAATGTGATGTGGTAGAGGAACATCGAATGCATTTTGAAGAATATCACATTGATGAAGAAAATGCACGATTAATAAATGATACGAAGAAAAATGGAGGCAGGATTGTTTCTGTTGGGACAACTTCAACCAGAACTTTGGAGAGTGCGGCACAGGAGAATGGGCTTGTAAAAGCAGGGCATGGGAATACCGATATCTTTATATATCCGGGTTATCAATTTCAAGTCATTGATTGCTTGATTACGAATTTTCACTTGCCGAAATCTACGCTCTTAATGCTGATTTCCGCACTTTATGATAAAGATAAGATGATGAAGATTTATGAGGATGCTGTAAAGAAAGAATATCGTTTTTTTAGCTATGGTGATGCGATGTTTATTGAATAA
- the tgt gene encoding tRNA guanosine(34) transglycosylase Tgt, whose amino-acid sequence MKHAVTYELLKTDEKSKARRGRVHTPHGDIETPVFMPVGTAATVKAMRPEQVKELGAQIILSNTYHLYLRPGHSIVKEAGGLHKFMNWDRAILTDSGGFQVFSLGDLRKIKEEGVEFRSHIDGSKHFFTPEKSMEVQNALGSDIIMAFDECAPYPADRSYVKNSLERTTRWLSRCKKAHENIEQQSLFGIMQGGMYKDLRYESAMQIVEMDLPGYSIGGLSVGEPKELMYEVLDDCVDYLPKEKPRYLMGVGSPDCLFEGVERGIDMFDCVLPTRIARNGTAMTSMGRVVIKNAAYERDFSPLDPNCDCYTCRNYSKAYLRHLFKANEILSGMLLTNHNLHFLVHTMEKIRASIEEDRFLAYKKEFFDAYGKF is encoded by the coding sequence ATGAAACATGCGGTTACCTATGAATTGCTGAAAACAGATGAGAAAAGCAAGGCAAGAAGAGGGAGAGTGCATACGCCACACGGTGATATAGAAACACCGGTATTTATGCCGGTTGGAACGGCTGCAACTGTGAAAGCAATGCGGCCCGAGCAGGTAAAGGAATTGGGTGCACAGATCATTTTATCGAACACATACCACCTCTATCTGCGCCCTGGACACAGCATTGTGAAAGAAGCCGGAGGCTTGCACAAATTTATGAACTGGGATCGTGCTATTTTAACAGACAGCGGTGGATTTCAGGTATTTAGTCTGGGTGATTTGCGTAAGATTAAGGAAGAAGGCGTAGAATTCCGTTCACATATTGACGGTTCCAAACATTTCTTTACACCGGAAAAATCAATGGAGGTGCAGAATGCTTTGGGGTCGGATATTATAATGGCCTTTGATGAATGTGCACCTTATCCGGCAGATCGGAGCTATGTAAAAAACTCATTGGAGCGAACGACACGCTGGCTTTCACGCTGTAAAAAAGCACACGAAAATATCGAGCAGCAATCTTTGTTTGGAATCATGCAAGGGGGTATGTACAAGGATTTGCGCTATGAGAGTGCAATGCAGATTGTGGAGATGGACTTGCCGGGCTATTCCATTGGGGGACTCAGTGTTGGAGAGCCGAAAGAATTGATGTATGAGGTTCTTGATGATTGTGTGGATTACCTTCCAAAGGAAAAGCCTCGTTACTTAATGGGCGTAGGAAGCCCGGATTGCCTTTTTGAAGGGGTTGAACGTGGAATTGATATGTTTGACTGTGTACTGCCGACCAGAATTGCAAGAAACGGAACAGCGATGACGTCAATGGGACGTGTTGTGATTAAGAATGCCGCTTATGAAAGGGATTTTTCACCACTTGATCCGAATTGTGACTGCTATACCTGTCGCAATTATTCAAAAGCATATTTACGCCATCTGTTTAAAGCGAATGAAATTTTATCAGGAATGCTCTTAACGAATCATAATCTTCATTTTTTAGTGCATACAATGGAAAAGATACGGGCCTCCATTGAAGAAGATCGTTTTCTTGCATACAAGAAAGAATTTTTTGATGCCTATGGCAAATTTTAA
- the metA gene encoding homoserine O-acetyltransferase MetA, which yields MPILVPKGLPAYRTLREENVFVMYEHRAQKQDIRPLSIAIVNLMPTKEITETQMIRLLANTPLQVDLNLLTMGSHESKNTDSKHLENFYKTYEGIKNRRFDGMIITGAPVETLPFEKVDYWKELSEIMDYTKDNVFSTLHICWGAQAALYHHYGIPKYELPEKLFGVFEHVVKDKKSELVRGFDEIFYAPHSRRTQVKKEDILTIPELKILAESKIAGPHITATKNKRMIFVQGHAEYDWDTLKLEYERDVAKGANVKVPLNYFKDDNPKKKVVVKWSGHANLFFANWLNYVYQETPYDLNELDSMK from the coding sequence ATGCCAATATTAGTACCAAAAGGATTGCCTGCTTATAGAACATTAAGAGAAGAGAATGTATTTGTCATGTATGAGCATCGGGCACAAAAGCAGGACATTCGTCCTCTGAGCATTGCAATTGTGAATTTGATGCCAACAAAGGAAATTACGGAGACTCAAATGATTCGTTTGCTTGCGAATACACCGCTTCAAGTGGATCTGAATTTACTGACAATGGGAAGTCACGAATCAAAAAATACGGATTCTAAACATCTGGAAAATTTCTATAAAACTTATGAAGGCATAAAAAATCGGCGTTTTGATGGAATGATTATCACGGGAGCACCGGTTGAAACTTTGCCATTTGAAAAGGTGGATTATTGGAAAGAGCTTTCTGAAATTATGGATTATACAAAGGATAATGTATTTAGCACATTACATATCTGTTGGGGAGCACAGGCTGCGCTTTACCATCATTACGGCATTCCGAAGTATGAGCTGCCTGAAAAGCTTTTCGGTGTATTTGAGCATGTAGTGAAAGACAAAAAATCCGAATTGGTTCGAGGGTTTGATGAGATATTTTATGCGCCACATTCTAGACGTACACAAGTTAAGAAAGAGGATATTCTTACTATACCGGAATTAAAGATTCTAGCGGAATCAAAAATTGCCGGACCGCATATTACTGCAACGAAAAATAAGCGAATGATTTTTGTGCAGGGGCATGCGGAATATGATTGGGACACTTTAAAGTTGGAATATGAACGTGACGTTGCAAAAGGAGCGAATGTCAAGGTACCGCTGAATTACTTTAAGGACGATAATCCGAAAAAGAAAGTAGTTGTGAAATGGAGCGGGCATGCCAATTTGTTTTTCGCAAATTGGTTGAATTATGTATATCAAGAGACTCCTTATGATTTGAATGAATTGGATTCTATGAAATAA
- the rlmD gene encoding 23S rRNA (uracil(1939)-C(5))-methyltransferase RlmD: MKRSESDRRSKRVEICRHNADCGGCIYQELDYQDQLNLKGKEVIRLLENKKVMPQKFLGIEGSPLQYAYRNKMEYTFGDEVKDGPMTLGMHKRGRFMSIITVDECQLVDPDFNIVLKASLDFCKEKEYSFYHKKSHKGLMRNLIVRKGQHTNELLVNIVTTSQFAFDDEAFVACLQALPLQNQLVGVLHTYNDGIADAVKCDRLEVLYGRNYYNEKIMGLKFKVSAFSFFQTNVLAVEKLYSEAIAMIDSIEGKTVFDLYCGTGTITQALALRAKEAIGVELVEEAVEAARENAQENGLENCSFIAGDVFKVLEQLEQKPDVIVVDPPRVGIHPKAMQKILSYGVKQIVYISCNPKTLAENLDMARLGGYEAKIGKVFDNFPHTKHTEVVCLLERSKIIEK, translated from the coding sequence ATGAAGAGAAGCGAGTCGGATAGAAGGAGTAAGAGAGTGGAGATATGTAGACACAATGCCGATTGCGGTGGTTGTATTTATCAAGAATTAGATTATCAAGATCAATTGAACTTAAAAGGTAAAGAGGTCATACGGCTTTTGGAAAACAAAAAAGTAATGCCACAGAAGTTCTTAGGTATTGAGGGAAGTCCCTTGCAGTATGCTTATCGAAATAAAATGGAGTATACCTTTGGAGATGAGGTCAAGGATGGACCGATGACTTTAGGGATGCATAAGCGTGGACGCTTTATGTCTATCATTACAGTAGATGAATGCCAGCTGGTCGATCCGGATTTCAATATAGTCTTAAAGGCAAGTCTGGATTTTTGCAAAGAAAAGGAATATTCGTTCTATCATAAAAAATCACATAAAGGTTTGATGCGCAATCTGATTGTAAGAAAAGGTCAGCACACGAATGAGCTTTTAGTTAATATTGTGACGACTTCACAGTTTGCGTTTGATGATGAGGCATTTGTTGCCTGTTTACAAGCATTACCTTTGCAGAATCAACTGGTAGGGGTATTACATACCTATAACGATGGGATTGCTGATGCAGTAAAATGTGATCGCCTGGAAGTTTTATATGGGCGAAATTATTATAATGAAAAAATTATGGGATTAAAGTTTAAAGTCAGTGCTTTTTCTTTTTTCCAGACGAATGTATTGGCAGTTGAAAAACTTTATTCTGAAGCGATAGCAATGATTGATTCGATCGAAGGAAAAACAGTCTTTGATCTCTACTGCGGAACTGGAACAATCACACAAGCGTTGGCATTACGTGCGAAAGAAGCGATTGGTGTAGAACTTGTGGAAGAAGCAGTTGAAGCGGCGAGAGAAAATGCACAGGAAAACGGTCTTGAGAATTGCAGTTTTATTGCCGGAGATGTTTTTAAGGTATTGGAGCAGTTAGAGCAAAAGCCAGATGTTATCGTTGTAGATCCTCCACGTGTTGGCATTCATCCCAAAGCCATGCAAAAGATTTTGAGCTATGGGGTAAAACAAATTGTCTATATCTCTTGTAATCCAAAAACTTTAGCTGAAAATCTGGATATGGCTAGGCTTGGCGGCTATGAGGCAAAGATAGGCAAAGTATTTGATAATTTTCCACACACGAAACATACAGAGGTAGTTTGTTTGTTGGAGCGTAGCAAAATCATTGAAAAATAA
- a CDS encoding PLP-dependent aminotransferase family protein has protein sequence MFEEWSLNFESSTPCYLQIYSYIKSCIFSGTLPIGTKLPTQKELAIQFGVNRSTVVTATELLAADDLIKSNGKGGTIVKNNASSLNAPPPPNWTSYIHAGSHYPNKSTVQLINNNEHRTDIYALTRPELSKELFIPEMLKEMRMYNALDPDSLGYDHPNGNFLLRENLCSYYADLGVKVNPDQILIVSGALQALYLISAGILFRGSAILTEAQSYIYSVNVFQSAGMRLFGIPADENGISIANLEKTHSQTNASILYSIPNFNNPTGILMSEERKKRLYQFCQNRKLPVIEDDTYRELYFTERKPIPLKFYDTNELILLVGSCSKVLFPGFRLGWIVGTKPVIDRLADIKTQIDLGTNTLSQRLMNFLVESTYYSQHLEHIRGCLRERRDFVLDILNRNFHGLCSWSIPKGGVYIWLSINPNISVSKLFQRCLKNKVLFCPGDIYSSHANNSIRISYSYLPLRDLECSLLLLKQCMLEELNLMS, from the coding sequence ATGTTTGAAGAATGGAGTCTTAATTTTGAAAGTAGCACTCCCTGCTATTTACAAATTTATAGTTATATAAAGAGCTGTATCTTTTCTGGGACCTTACCCATTGGAACAAAGTTACCGACTCAAAAAGAGCTCGCTATCCAATTTGGCGTTAATAGAAGTACAGTAGTTACGGCTACCGAATTACTTGCTGCGGACGATCTTATAAAAAGTAATGGCAAAGGAGGCACAATTGTCAAGAATAATGCTTCTTCTCTTAACGCGCCACCACCACCGAACTGGACTTCCTATATCCATGCAGGAAGTCACTATCCAAATAAAAGTACCGTTCAACTGATTAATAATAACGAACATCGTACCGATATCTACGCCTTGACTCGTCCAGAGCTATCAAAAGAATTGTTCATACCAGAAATGCTGAAGGAAATGCGAATGTATAATGCGCTAGATCCCGATTCTCTCGGATACGATCACCCAAATGGCAATTTTTTGTTACGAGAGAACTTGTGCAGCTATTATGCCGATCTTGGCGTAAAGGTAAACCCTGATCAAATTCTAATAGTATCAGGTGCATTGCAAGCATTATACCTTATCTCGGCTGGCATCTTATTTAGAGGCTCGGCGATTTTGACCGAGGCCCAATCTTATATTTATAGTGTTAATGTTTTTCAATCTGCTGGTATGAGGTTGTTTGGAATTCCAGCCGATGAGAATGGTATTAGTATAGCTAATCTTGAAAAAACTCACTCACAGACGAATGCCTCTATTTTATACAGCATTCCAAATTTCAACAACCCAACTGGAATATTGATGAGTGAGGAAAGAAAGAAAAGGCTCTATCAATTTTGCCAAAACAGAAAACTTCCAGTGATAGAGGATGATACCTATCGTGAATTGTATTTTACAGAGCGCAAACCAATTCCACTTAAGTTTTATGATACGAATGAGCTTATTCTACTTGTTGGAAGCTGCTCAAAGGTTTTGTTTCCAGGATTCAGACTTGGCTGGATAGTAGGAACGAAACCCGTTATCGATAGGCTTGCAGACATCAAAACTCAGATTGATTTGGGAACAAATACACTTTCACAAAGACTAATGAACTTTCTAGTGGAGAGTACTTATTATTCACAGCATCTAGAACACATTAGAGGATGCCTCAGAGAGCGGCGCGACTTTGTACTTGATATCCTCAATCGCAATTTCCATGGACTCTGCAGTTGGAGTATCCCAAAAGGTGGTGTGTACATTTGGCTTAGTATCAACCCCAATATATCCGTTTCTAAACTTTTTCAGAGATGTCTGAAAAACAAAGTTCTGTTTTGTCCAGGAGATATATATTCAAGTCATGCGAATAATTCAATTAGGATTTCCTATTCATATCTCCCGCTAAGAGACCTAGAATGCAGTTTACTGTTGCTTAAGCAGTGTATGCTAGAGGAATTAAATTTGATGTCCTAA
- a CDS encoding threonine/serine dehydratase, giving the protein MFIQFTDILGAKKRIDSFIRKTPFEYSPKLSESLNAEIYLKLESCQTTGSFKLRGAANKILQLTQEEKSAGIITASAGNHAQGVAYIARALNVDTVIVIPESAPETKIENTKRYGVTVVVKGKDYDDSERIAHEMEKQTGRTYIPAYDDPMIMAGQGTVGLEMLQEESDLDMVIVPVGGGGLMTGVATAVKGINPNVKVIGVQPQVSKPWFEAFYQKKYIKEVFGDSWADGLTGDISASMINDFNAVVDDMVLIDEESIQQAIFYMIDKHHLIVEGSGVAGIAALISEKIEVKDKKVGIVVTGSNLDTKRVKTIVDKYVKED; this is encoded by the coding sequence ATGTTTATACAATTTACAGACATACTTGGTGCAAAAAAGAGAATTGATTCGTTTATCAGGAAAACGCCATTTGAATATTCACCTAAATTATCAGAATCACTTAATGCGGAGATCTATTTAAAACTTGAGTCGTGTCAAACCACAGGATCATTCAAACTGCGTGGCGCTGCGAACAAAATATTACAATTGACACAAGAAGAAAAATCAGCAGGGATTATCACTGCTTCGGCGGGTAACCATGCTCAAGGCGTGGCATATATCGCAAGAGCACTCAATGTCGATACTGTAATTGTCATTCCAGAGAGTGCACCAGAGACTAAAATTGAAAACACAAAACGATATGGAGTTACTGTGGTAGTCAAGGGAAAGGATTATGATGATAGTGAACGAATAGCTCATGAAATGGAGAAGCAAACTGGCAGAACTTACATCCCTGCTTATGATGATCCGATGATAATGGCCGGTCAAGGCACTGTTGGATTAGAAATGCTCCAAGAGGAAAGTGATCTTGATATGGTAATAGTTCCTGTCGGCGGTGGGGGACTTATGACGGGTGTTGCAACAGCAGTTAAGGGCATAAATCCAAATGTTAAAGTAATTGGTGTTCAACCTCAAGTATCGAAGCCGTGGTTTGAAGCTTTTTATCAAAAAAAATATATTAAAGAAGTGTTTGGTGATTCTTGGGCGGATGGGCTTACAGGTGATATCAGTGCTAGCATGATTAATGATTTTAATGCTGTTGTTGATGACATGGTGCTTATTGACGAAGAGTCGATACAGCAGGCAATATTTTATATGATTGACAAGCATCACCTTATCGTAGAAGGTTCTGGAGTTGCTGGCATAGCAGCTTTAATATCTGAGAAGATCGAAGTTAAGGATAAGAAAGTCGGAATAGTTGTAACCGGAAGTAATCTTGACACAAAACGTGTCAAGACCATTGTTGATAAATATGTGAAGGAGGACTAA
- a CDS encoding ornithine cyclodeaminase family protein, giving the protein MMNTLLLNLNEVQSLLTIEDTVEAVKAGYMAFNRGVVQMPPVVSLMAHKFNGEMDFKMGYSEQEDIIGIKMAGGYWDNPKKYNLPSGLAMICLFDAANGVPICILDGTLITGYRTAAAGTIGALCLARKDAENIAMIGTGMQARLQVMALSKYFNIKNVRVYGIEGQEKYVEEMQSQHPDIHFSATSAQEAVENAEIVITATASHNALVYDQWVKPGTHINAIGCDMEGKQELDPSIFMRAKIVNDSRMECKKRGDTQHPFKAGHITDDNIHAEIGEILLGQKCGRENENEITIFDATGLSVQDINTSLFVYRKAIKNNVGKNIEVFDVNI; this is encoded by the coding sequence ATGATGAACACACTTCTATTGAATCTGAATGAGGTGCAATCACTACTTACAATTGAAGATACTGTTGAAGCAGTTAAAGCTGGATACATGGCGTTTAATAGGGGAGTAGTGCAAATGCCACCTGTTGTATCGTTAATGGCTCATAAGTTTAATGGAGAAATGGACTTCAAGATGGGGTATTCAGAGCAAGAAGATATAATTGGAATAAAGATGGCGGGGGGATATTGGGACAATCCAAAAAAATACAATCTCCCATCGGGTTTAGCAATGATATGTTTGTTTGATGCTGCAAACGGTGTCCCGATATGTATACTGGATGGGACATTGATAACTGGATATAGGACAGCCGCTGCAGGAACAATCGGCGCTCTTTGTCTGGCAAGAAAGGATGCTGAAAATATTGCTATGATCGGCACGGGGATGCAAGCGCGATTACAGGTTATGGCTCTATCAAAATATTTCAACATTAAAAATGTTAGAGTATACGGGATTGAGGGTCAAGAAAAATATGTCGAGGAGATGCAAAGTCAACATCCTGACATCCATTTCAGTGCCACATCTGCTCAGGAGGCCGTTGAGAATGCTGAAATTGTTATTACTGCGACAGCCAGTCACAATGCACTTGTATACGATCAATGGGTAAAGCCGGGGACACATATCAATGCGATAGGATGCGATATGGAGGGTAAGCAAGAACTTGATCCTAGTATTTTCATGAGGGCAAAAATTGTCAACGATAGTAGAATGGAATGCAAAAAAAGAGGTGATACTCAGCATCCATTCAAGGCAGGTCATATTACTGACGATAACATACATGCTGAGATAGGTGAAATACTGCTTGGCCAAAAGTGTGGTAGAGAAAATGAGAACGAGATTACCATTTTTGATGCTACCGGCTTATCAGTGCAGGATATTAATACGTCACTATTTGTATACCGAAAAGCTATCAAAAATAACGTTGGAAAGAATATTGAGGTTTTTGATGTAAATATCTAA
- a CDS encoding arginase family protein, producing the protein MVKNHMNLFFPQWQGAGRNKILLTGAQEIKEKYLENYHLSEIEVDDEEIDEIVNDILGYSKILTQLKNASLMVSAEEPESIFTIGGGCDVEIVPVSYLNKKFKGDMTVLWIDAHGDLNTPESSPSKNFHGMPLRTLLGDGDSKIAEILFSQLLPSQIVLIGQRSLDEPERKYIEERKINQMSIEEIVNNIEHVISIIKTKNSNNIYIHIDLDVLDMNEFPYVMVPEPNGLESQLLFELLTQLKENFNIVGLSLLEYIPSDEKNIKILSDIIQLGLNL; encoded by the coding sequence ATGGTAAAAAATCATATGAATTTATTTTTCCCACAATGGCAGGGAGCAGGAAGAAACAAAATCCTTTTAACGGGAGCGCAAGAAATAAAAGAAAAGTATCTTGAGAACTACCATTTATCTGAGATTGAGGTGGATGATGAAGAGATTGATGAGATAGTTAATGACATTTTAGGCTATTCAAAAATTCTTACGCAACTAAAAAATGCCAGCTTAATGGTTTCAGCGGAAGAGCCGGAAAGTATCTTTACCATTGGTGGAGGTTGTGATGTAGAAATAGTTCCGGTGTCATATTTGAATAAAAAATTTAAAGGGGATATGACTGTTTTATGGATTGATGCTCATGGTGATTTAAATACCCCTGAATCATCTCCTAGTAAAAATTTTCATGGCATGCCTTTAAGGACACTATTGGGGGATGGAGACTCGAAGATAGCGGAGATATTATTTTCACAATTATTGCCTTCACAAATTGTCCTAATTGGGCAAAGAAGTTTGGATGAACCTGAACGTAAATATATAGAAGAGCGTAAAATTAATCAAATGAGCATAGAAGAGATAGTTAACAATATTGAACATGTTATCAGTATAATTAAAACAAAAAATTCAAACAACATCTACATACACATTGATTTGGATGTTTTAGATATGAATGAATTCCCATATGTTATGGTGCCGGAGCCAAATGGGTTAGAATCACAATTGCTCTTTGAGTTATTAACGCAGCTAAAAGAAAATTTCAATATTGTGGGCTTGAGTTTATTGGAATATATTCCATCAGATGAGAAGAATATAAAAATATTATCGGATATCATACAACTAGGCTTGAACCTATAA
- a CDS encoding GyrI-like domain-containing protein — MKNRIEIIGKKLLVGKRTEMSYINDSTMELWQSFMPARKQIQDRVDSFYYSMQIYPSLFDYASFNPAINFTKWAAVEVSNHDHIPNQMEGYIIEGGTYGVFTHVGPASRFVQSMKYIYQIWLPESGYELDNREYFEILEEGYNPLDENATEEIWIPITLKKKN; from the coding sequence ATGAAAAATCGTATAGAAATTATCGGGAAAAAGCTCTTGGTAGGCAAACGTACAGAAATGTCTTACATCAATGATAGCACAATGGAACTATGGCAATCTTTTATGCCTGCTAGGAAACAAATACAAGACAGAGTTGATTCGTTCTATTATTCCATGCAGATTTATCCTAGCCTATTTGATTACGCTTCCTTTAATCCTGCTATTAACTTTACAAAATGGGCAGCGGTTGAGGTCTCTAATCATGATCATATTCCAAATCAAATGGAGGGATATATTATCGAAGGAGGCACATATGGAGTATTCACCCATGTAGGTCCAGCCAGTAGATTTGTACAATCTATGAAATATATCTATCAAATTTGGCTTCCTGAATCCGGATACGAGCTTGATAATCGCGAGTATTTTGAGATATTAGAAGAAGGCTATAATCCTCTTGATGAGAATGCAACCGAAGAAATCTGGATTCCGATTACTCTAAAGAAAAAGAATTGA
- a CDS encoding LytTR family DNA-binding domain-containing protein, with protein MWHDRKEHRPMINIAICDDEPQELTNAQELLIKYAHEHPQYDIKTCSFIAPLELLSYVAEQGGFDVLLLDVYMAGMLGTDAARELRHLEDGVEIIFLTTSRDHALDAFEVDAAQYLVKPYTEDGLFAALDKIISRMNADQQNIITLKTPDGITRLTPRDVVFTETGRKNYQIIHTIQGKKLEVRMTASELFELLAQDKYFVRCGASLSLNLKYIRQISKDAIFFDTGERTPYPYRTYQKLKKEFLRFQMFIEG; from the coding sequence ATGTGGCATGACAGAAAGGAGCATAGGCCAATGATCAATATTGCAATCTGTGACGACGAGCCTCAAGAGCTTACAAACGCGCAAGAATTACTCATAAAGTATGCTCATGAGCACCCACAATATGATATTAAAACCTGCTCATTCATTGCACCGTTAGAACTATTATCGTATGTGGCTGAGCAGGGAGGCTTTGACGTGTTATTGCTAGATGTCTACATGGCCGGGATGCTGGGCACGGATGCGGCAAGAGAACTGCGTCATCTTGAGGATGGAGTTGAAATCATATTCCTCACCACATCACGGGACCATGCCCTTGACGCCTTTGAAGTGGATGCTGCACAATATCTGGTTAAGCCCTATACAGAAGATGGGCTCTTTGCTGCTTTGGATAAGATCATATCACGAATGAATGCGGATCAGCAAAACATTATCACCCTGAAGACGCCAGATGGTATCACTCGTCTTACACCGCGAGATGTGGTGTTTACAGAAACGGGGCGGAAGAACTATCAGATCATTCATACGATCCAGGGAAAGAAGCTGGAGGTTCGCATGACAGCCTCAGAACTTTTTGAGTTGCTTGCACAGGACAAATATTTTGTCCGATGCGGTGCTTCTCTGAGTCTGAATCTTAAATACATACGACAGATTTCAAAGGATGCCATCTTTTTTGATACTGGTGAACGTACCCCTTACCCTTACCGTACCTACCAGAAGTTAAAGAAGGAGTTTTTGCGGTTTCAAATGTTCATAGAGGGCTGA